One region of Limnospira fusiformis SAG 85.79 genomic DNA includes:
- a CDS encoding Uma2 family endonuclease translates to MTLSLEKTTPPNSILQRHNATWQDYVAIRDNGDIDWQKISFHQGWLWVDMDREGPNHASSSDLMTMIFSVWVLLHPEFVLQSYGRCVIERPDTHACAPDLVLYKGDNIPRWQPGEPRRIDLRRHRLPDLVGEIADTTLSLDLDEQKQLYASLGISEYWVVDVKGRRIFAFSLTPLGHYEAIAQSQVLTGLPITLLEQTLERLNTETNTAAANWLIQQLQNPPEQKESIAEPEHQDENNG, encoded by the coding sequence GTGACCCTCTCCCTAGAAAAAACCACCCCCCCAAACTCCATCCTCCAACGCCACAACGCCACCTGGCAAGACTATGTGGCTATCCGGGATAACGGGGATATAGACTGGCAAAAAATCTCATTTCATCAAGGATGGTTGTGGGTAGATATGGACAGAGAAGGACCCAATCATGCCTCGTCCAGTGATTTGATGACGATGATTTTCTCTGTTTGGGTACTCCTACACCCTGAGTTTGTTTTGCAATCTTATGGACGCTGTGTCATTGAACGCCCGGATACCCACGCCTGTGCGCCAGATTTAGTGCTGTACAAGGGTGATAATATTCCCCGATGGCAACCCGGAGAACCGCGCCGGATTGACTTGCGTCGCCACCGTTTGCCGGACTTGGTGGGGGAAATTGCTGATACTACCCTCAGCCTTGACCTGGATGAACAAAAGCAACTCTACGCCAGCTTAGGGATTTCTGAATATTGGGTGGTTGATGTGAAAGGGCGGCGGATTTTTGCCTTTAGCTTGACTCCATTGGGGCATTATGAAGCGATCGCCCAGTCCCAAGTATTGACGGGGTTGCCGATCACCCTTTTAGAACAAACCCTAGAACGGCTGAACACCGAAACCAACACCGCTGCTGCCAATTGGTTAATCCAACAGTTACAAAACCCGCCAGAACAAAAGGAGAGCATTGCTGAACCTGAACACCAGGACGAAAACAATGGCTAA
- a CDS encoding Rpn family recombination-promoting nuclease/putative transposase: protein MIFINPKTGYAFKKIFGSPQSKNILISFLNGLVYEGNSTIEYLEIIKPNLPPQLEGLKDTYLDVKARLNDGTLVIIQIQVLNVQFSGKRVLFNAAKTYAFQLERRRQAYRDLKPVIALTLTDFDMFPGQNQLISRFVYREKSEGWYYPDNGMELVFVELPKFTKELNELETLTDKWIYFMKYARSLSSIPENMDDIPELNQAFEIANQAGLTLEELEELERREMFIYDQQGAIALGLQQGRQQGREEGREEAKRETARNLLGQLNDETIAQATGLSLEEIATLREERSSD, encoded by the coding sequence ATGATATTTATTAACCCCAAAACCGGCTACGCTTTTAAAAAAATCTTTGGTTCGCCACAAAGCAAGAACATCTTAATCAGTTTTCTCAATGGTTTGGTCTATGAGGGAAATTCCACTATTGAATACTTGGAAATCATTAAGCCGAATTTGCCCCCGCAACTGGAAGGGTTAAAAGATACCTATCTCGATGTTAAAGCGCGCTTGAATGACGGCACATTGGTGATTATTCAAATTCAGGTTTTGAATGTGCAGTTTTCTGGGAAGCGGGTTTTATTTAATGCGGCGAAAACTTATGCGTTTCAACTGGAACGGAGACGACAAGCATATCGAGACCTAAAACCTGTGATTGCTTTAACCTTGACCGACTTTGATATGTTCCCCGGACAAAATCAATTGATTTCCCGGTTTGTCTATCGCGAGAAGTCTGAGGGCTGGTACTACCCAGATAATGGGATGGAGTTAGTCTTTGTGGAATTGCCGAAGTTTACCAAAGAACTCAACGAACTGGAAACCCTGACGGATAAATGGATTTATTTTATGAAGTATGCCCGATCGCTCTCTTCTATTCCTGAAAATATGGATGATATCCCCGAACTCAATCAAGCCTTTGAAATTGCTAATCAAGCTGGATTAACCCTAGAGGAATTGGAAGAGTTAGAGCGGCGGGAAATGTTTATTTATGACCAACAAGGCGCGATCGCATTGGGACTACAACAAGGGCGACAACAAGGGCGAGAAGAAGGGCGAGAAGAAGCAAAACGTGAGACGGCTCGCAATTTATTGGGTCAACTGAATGATGAGACGATCGCCCAAGCTACTGGATTAAGTTTAGAGGAAATTGCCACTTTACGGGAAGAGAGGTCTAGTGATTAG
- a CDS encoding DNA methyltransferase codes for MNAVEIEEAVSQLAEAPFDPEAFPYSFLEAFGNKATTIKRLKSDRHSTNQSDLPGGVLQRHNIHLKVCPEGEVTATLTALRESPATTRYKVKFILATDGKSFEAESLVDGETVACDYPDFSDHFGFFLPLAGITTVWQIRENAFDIKATGRLNRLYVELLKLNPDWDKAEGREKFNHFMARLIFCFFAEDTNIFHSEKLFTNAIAQMSAADAANTDEVLSELFRAMATPHNQREAAGIRNWANVFPYVNGGLFGPHPLTPSPKPGEGGQETLTPLSSSGRGAGGEGALNFPHPLTPSPKPGEGGQETLTPLSSSGRGAGGEGALNFPHPLTPSPKPGEGGQETLTPLSSSGRGAGGEGALNFPHPLTPSPKPGEGGQETLTPLSSSGRGAGGEGALNFPHPLTPSPKPGEGGQEALTPLSSSGRGAGGEGALNFPHPLTPSPKPGEGGQETLTPLSSSGRGAGGEGKYWEVPPALKKKMTEVARQFRKEPTPSEHILWQGLRGRKLEGRKFRRQQPIGVFIVDFFCGAERLIVEVDGGIHKSQQEADQQRQELLESLGLRVIRLSSELVETNLDEALAVIRQAFGPHPLTPSPKPGEGGQETLTPLSSSGRGAGGEDEMNFPHPLTPSPKPGEGGQETLTPLSSSGRGAGGEGALNFPHPLTPSPKPGEGGQETLTPLSSSGRGAGGEGEMNFPHPLTPSPKPGEGGQETLTPLSSSGRGAGGEDEMNFPHPLTPSPKPGEGGQETLTPLSSSGRGAGGEGALNFPHPLTPSVKPGEGGQETLTPLSSSGRGAGGEDEMNFPHPLTPSVKPGEGGQETLTPLSSSGRGAGGEDEMNFPHPLTPSVQPGEGGQETLTPLSSSGRGAGGEGVPRFNKIARSYLLHVGNLDWKKINPDIFGSMIQAVADEEERGALGMHYTSVPNILKVLNPLFLDDLRSQLEAAGENRRKLLNLRQRLAKIRVFDPACGSGNFLVIAYKEMRKIEAEINRRRGEPERPSQIPLTNFRGIEIRHFAAEIARLALIIAEYQCDVLHRGQMLALADFLPLKNDNWITCGNALRLDWLSLCPPTGTGVKVQRQDLDLWGETQDEAEIDFQNEGGETYICGNPPYKGSNWRTKEQTEDIGLLFASKIKIWKPLDYVCGWFIKASEYSKVTPTASAFVATNSICQGVQASILWPLIYESGQEISFAHTSFKWANLASHNAGVSVVIVGFCNPPIKNRKLYEIDKDSVVSLRTVENINAYLLNAQSVFVESTKVPVGLDSVITDGSGALDGGHLILNRNQRDEIIKANSGRFAKYILPYLGSGEFIKGNLRWCLWIEDENLSEALENAEIYKRVDQVRKYRENSGTRAQTAISRPHKFAWINKRNSHQIIVPTVFSERRDYITAGYLDESYVINNAASIIQEPSLYILAIISSTLHLSWVRAVSGKLEDRIRYTSSTCYNTFPVPTLTEQNKADLNRCAEDILLAREHYFPATIADMYDPKRMDIEFPLVREAHDRNDEIIERIYIGRRFKNDTERLEKLFDLYTKMTSQPTPAQKSAKRKTKS; via the coding sequence ATGAATGCTGTTGAAATCGAGGAAGCAGTTTCCCAACTCGCGGAAGCACCTTTTGACCCCGAAGCCTTCCCCTATAGCTTCCTGGAAGCCTTTGGGAATAAGGCGACCACCATCAAGCGCCTGAAAAGCGATCGCCACAGCACCAATCAATCGGACTTACCCGGTGGGGTACTTCAGCGCCACAATATCCATTTAAAAGTCTGCCCAGAGGGGGAAGTCACCGCCACCTTAACAGCCTTGCGCGAGAGTCCCGCCACCACTCGCTACAAAGTCAAGTTTATTCTCGCCACGGACGGCAAAAGTTTTGAGGCGGAAAGTTTGGTCGATGGGGAGACTGTCGCCTGTGATTACCCGGACTTTTCCGACCATTTCGGCTTTTTCCTGCCTTTGGCGGGGATTACCACCGTGTGGCAAATCCGCGAGAATGCCTTTGATATCAAAGCAACAGGTCGCCTCAATCGGCTGTATGTGGAGTTACTCAAGCTGAATCCAGACTGGGATAAAGCGGAAGGTCGCGAGAAGTTTAACCATTTCATGGCGCGGCTGATTTTCTGCTTTTTTGCGGAAGATACCAACATTTTCCACAGTGAGAAGTTATTTACAAATGCGATCGCCCAGATGAGTGCGGCCGATGCTGCCAATACCGATGAGGTGCTATCGGAGCTATTTCGGGCGATGGCGACCCCCCACAACCAGCGAGAAGCGGCTGGGATTCGCAATTGGGCGAATGTGTTTCCTTATGTGAATGGGGGGCTATTTGGCCCTCATCCCCTAACCCCTTCTCCCAAACCGGGAGAAGGGGGACAAGAAACTCTTACTCCCCTCTCCTCCTCTGGGAGAGGGGCTGGGGGTGAGGGCGCTCTGAATTTCCCTCATCCCCTAACCCCTTCTCCCAAACCGGGAGAAGGGGGACAAGAAACTCTTACTCCCCTCTCCTCCTCTGGGAGAGGGGCTGGGGGTGAGGGCGCTCTGAATTTCCCTCATCCCCTAACCCCTTCTCCCAAACCGGGAGAAGGGGGACAAGAAACTCTTACTCCCCTCTCCTCCTCTGGGAGAGGGGCTGGGGGTGAGGGCGCTCTGAATTTCCCTCATCCCCTAACCCCTTCTCCCAAACCGGGAGAAGGGGGACAAGAAACTCTTACTCCCCTCTCCTCCTCTGGGAGAGGGGCTGGGGGTGAGGGCGCTCTGAATTTCCCTCATCCCCTAACCCCTTCTCCCAAACCGGGAGAAGGGGGACAAGAAGCTCTTACTCCCCTCTCCTCCTCTGGGAGAGGGGCTGGGGGTGAGGGCGCTCTGAATTTCCCTCATCCCCTAACCCCTTCTCCCAAACCGGGAGAAGGGGGACAAGAAACTCTTACTCCCCTCTCCTCCTCTGGGAGAGGGGCTGGGGGTGAGGGCAAATACTGGGAAGTTCCCCCTGCCCTGAAAAAGAAAATGACTGAAGTTGCCCGTCAATTTCGCAAAGAACCCACTCCCAGTGAACATATCCTTTGGCAAGGCCTGCGTGGACGCAAACTAGAAGGACGGAAATTTAGACGACAACAGCCGATTGGAGTCTTCATTGTTGATTTCTTCTGTGGTGCAGAACGGCTAATTGTGGAAGTCGATGGGGGTATTCATAAATCGCAGCAAGAGGCAGACCAACAACGACAGGAATTGCTGGAGTCATTAGGCTTGAGGGTAATTCGCTTATCTAGTGAGTTAGTTGAAACGAATTTAGATGAGGCATTAGCTGTTATCCGTCAAGCGTTTGGCCCTCATCCCCTAACCCCTTCTCCCAAACCGGGAGAAGGGGGACAAGAAACTCTTACTCCCCTCTCCTCCTCTGGGAGAGGGGCTGGGGGTGAGGACGAGATGAATTTCCCTCATCCCCTAACCCCTTCTCCCAAACCGGGAGAAGGGGGACAAGAAACTCTTACTCCCCTCTCCTCCTCTGGGAGAGGGGCTGGGGGTGAGGGCGCTCTGAATTTCCCTCATCCCCTAACCCCTTCTCCCAAACCGGGAGAAGGGGGACAAGAAACTCTTACTCCCCTCTCCTCCTCTGGGAGAGGGGCTGGGGGTGAGGGCGAGATGAATTTCCCTCATCCCCTAACCCCTTCTCCCAAACCGGGAGAAGGGGGACAAGAAACTCTTACTCCCCTCTCCTCCTCTGGGAGAGGGGCTGGGGGTGAGGACGAGATGAATTTCCCTCATCCCCTAACCCCTTCTCCCAAACCGGGAGAAGGGGGACAAGAAACTCTTACTCCCCTCTCCTCCTCTGGGAGAGGGGCTGGGGGTGAGGGCGCTCTGAATTTCCCTCATCCCCTAACCCCTTCTGTCAAACCGGGAGAAGGGGGACAAGAAACTCTTACTCCCCTCTCCTCCTCTGGGAGAGGGGCTGGGGGTGAGGACGAGATGAATTTCCCTCATCCCCTAACCCCTTCTGTCAAACCGGGAGAAGGGGGACAAGAAACTCTTACTCCCCTCTCCTCCTCTGGGAGAGGGGCTGGGGGTGAGGACGAGATGAATTTCCCTCATCCCCTAACCCCTTCTGTCCAACCGGGAGAAGGGGGACAAGAAACTCTTACTCCCCTCTCCTCCTCTGGGAGAGGGGCTGGGGGTGAGGGCGTTCCCCGTTTTAACAAAATTGCCCGGTCTTATTTGCTCCATGTCGGGAATTTGGACTGGAAAAAAATCAACCCCGATATTTTTGGCTCCATGATTCAGGCGGTGGCTGATGAGGAGGAGCGCGGCGCTTTGGGGATGCACTATACCAGTGTTCCCAATATCCTCAAGGTGCTTAATCCCTTGTTTTTGGATGATTTGCGATCGCAGTTGGAGGCGGCTGGGGAGAATCGCCGCAAGTTGTTGAATTTGCGCCAACGCCTCGCCAAAATTCGCGTCTTTGACCCCGCTTGTGGGTCCGGGAATTTTCTCGTCATTGCTTATAAGGAAATGCGGAAAATTGAGGCGGAAATTAACCGTCGGCGGGGGGAACCGGAGCGCCCTTCTCAGATTCCCTTGACCAATTTTCGGGGCATAGAAATTCGCCATTTTGCCGCAGAAATTGCCCGGTTAGCCTTGATTATTGCTGAGTATCAGTGTGATGTGTTGCATCGCGGGCAGATGTTGGCGTTGGCCGATTTTTTGCCCCTGAAAAATGATAATTGGATTACCTGTGGGAATGCCTTGCGCTTGGATTGGTTGAGTCTTTGTCCGCCCACGGGAACGGGGGTAAAGGTGCAGCGTCAAGATTTGGATTTGTGGGGGGAAACCCAAGACGAGGCGGAGATTGATTTTCAAAATGAGGGCGGAGAAACTTATATTTGTGGGAATCCGCCTTACAAAGGGAGTAATTGGCGCACGAAAGAACAAACAGAAGATATAGGTTTATTATTTGCTTCTAAAATAAAAATATGGAAGCCTCTTGATTATGTTTGTGGTTGGTTCATAAAAGCATCAGAGTATAGCAAGGTTACACCGACAGCAAGCGCGTTTGTGGCAACCAATTCAATTTGTCAAGGAGTACAAGCTTCTATTCTATGGCCACTCATTTATGAAAGTGGTCAAGAAATTTCTTTTGCTCATACGTCTTTTAAATGGGCTAACCTAGCGAGTCATAATGCAGGAGTTTCTGTTGTTATAGTTGGTTTCTGCAATCCTCCAATTAAAAACCGTAAACTTTATGAGATTGATAAGGATAGTGTAGTCAGCTTAAGAACTGTTGAAAATATCAATGCTTATCTTCTTAACGCGCAAAGTGTCTTTGTGGAAAGCACAAAAGTCCCTGTCGGTCTTGATTCTGTAATTACTGATGGAAGTGGTGCATTAGACGGTGGACATTTAATACTTAATCGAAACCAAAGAGACGAAATAATTAAAGCTAATAGTGGAAGATTCGCAAAATATATCCTTCCATATTTAGGTTCTGGAGAATTCATCAAAGGAAACCTGCGATGGTGTCTGTGGATTGAAGATGAGAACCTAAGTGAGGCTCTGGAAAATGCAGAAATATACAAGCGAGTCGATCAAGTTAGAAAATATCGTGAAAATTCTGGGACGAGAGCACAGACAGCAATTTCTCGTCCACATAAATTTGCTTGGATTAATAAGCGTAATTCACATCAAATTATTGTCCCAACAGTTTTTTCCGAAAGGCGCGATTATATTACTGCTGGATACTTGGATGAAAGCTATGTAATCAACAACGCTGCCAGCATAATTCAAGAGCCAAGTCTTTACATTCTTGCAATCATTTCCTCGACGTTACACTTATCTTGGGTAAGGGCTGTATCTGGAAAACTTGAAGATAGGATTAGATACACATCTTCTACTTGCTATAACACCTTTCCAGTCCCCACTCTCACGGAACAAAACAAGGCTGACCTCAACCGTTGCGCCGAAGATATCCTATTAGCGAGAGAACATTATTTCCCCGCGACAATTGCCGATATGTACGACCCCAAACGGATGGATATTGAATTCCCCCTAGTGCGGGAAGCGCACGATCGCAACGATGAAATTATCGAGCGAATTTACATCGGTCGTCGCTTCAAAAACGACACCGAACGCCTGGAAAAACTGTTTGATTTATATACAAAAATGACCAGCCAACCCACCCCAGCCCAAAAGTCTGCCAAACGGAAAACCAAGTCATAA
- a CDS encoding Fic family protein, which yields MLWKPIEDLPSNWQDLASSELPPLVTVWNEQADRLRQSGEFQTFSEKLRREIAIETGIIERLYTIDRGITRLLIEQGINEALIPHGSTDIPVKQVVSLIKDQEAAIEGLFNFVGGQRNLSTSYIKELHQVLTQSQESTEALNPQGKIFRVPLIKGDWKRQPNNPLRPDGTIHEYCPPEQVASEMDLLITLHHQHQEQKVPPEIEAAWLHHRFTQIHPFQDGNGRVARCLASLVCIQASWFPLVITRDDRSVYIAALEQADSGDLSSLINLFAKSQKQAFLRSLGLSEQVLSETRRTQVIVSAIADKLKQNQLASVQDKCQKAESFATILFDIASQRFQEIAEDIKLSVQNILTDAAVFTIAAPVGDSRYYYHRYQVVETAKQLGYFANLRNYHTWIQLVINIEASITVLLSFHVLGHEHRGLLICSACAYHRDHGEEGEPTISDLQPLTDSPFQFSYADEQENLVPRFHQWLENVIFTGLEYWNKSI from the coding sequence ATGTTGTGGAAACCCATTGAAGATTTGCCATCCAACTGGCAAGATTTAGCTAGTAGTGAACTGCCACCTTTAGTCACCGTTTGGAACGAGCAAGCCGATCGCCTGCGTCAATCGGGAGAGTTTCAAACCTTTAGCGAAAAGCTGCGGCGGGAAATCGCCATTGAAACCGGAATTATTGAGCGTTTATACACCATAGATCGCGGCATCACTCGTTTGTTAATTGAACAGGGAATTAATGAAGCATTAATCCCTCACGGCTCTACAGATATTCCAGTTAAACAGGTCGTTTCGCTCATTAAAGATCAAGAGGCTGCCATTGAGGGATTATTTAATTTTGTTGGGGGTCAAAGAAATCTATCTACTTCTTATATCAAGGAGTTACATCAAGTTTTAACCCAGAGTCAGGAAAGCACAGAAGCCTTAAACCCACAGGGAAAAATCTTTAGGGTTCCCTTAATTAAAGGCGACTGGAAACGTCAACCCAATAACCCCCTCCGACCAGATGGCACAATTCACGAGTATTGTCCGCCGGAACAAGTAGCATCGGAAATGGATCTATTAATCACCTTACATCATCAACATCAAGAACAAAAAGTTCCCCCAGAAATTGAGGCGGCTTGGTTGCATCATCGATTTACCCAAATCCACCCTTTTCAAGATGGAAATGGTCGGGTTGCTCGTTGTTTAGCCAGTTTAGTTTGCATCCAAGCGAGTTGGTTTCCTTTAGTGATAACCCGGGACGATCGCTCCGTTTATATTGCCGCTTTGGAACAGGCAGATAGCGGTGATTTATCGAGTTTAATTAATCTTTTTGCTAAGAGTCAAAAGCAAGCATTTTTAAGAAGTCTTGGTTTGTCAGAACAAGTTTTATCAGAGACTAGAAGGACTCAAGTTATTGTCTCGGCTATTGCTGATAAATTGAAACAAAATCAGTTGGCTTCAGTCCAGGATAAATGTCAAAAAGCCGAAAGTTTCGCTACCATCTTATTTGATATTGCTTCTCAGCGATTCCAAGAAATTGCCGAGGACATTAAACTATCTGTTCAGAATATATTAACTGATGCCGCCGTTTTTACAATTGCAGCCCCAGTGGGCGACTCTCGATATTATTATCATCGCTATCAAGTGGTTGAAACTGCCAAACAATTAGGATATTTTGCCAACCTGCGGAACTATCATACTTGGATTCAATTGGTAATTAATATAGAAGCATCTATAACAGTTCTTCTTTCTTTTCATGTTCTCGGACATGAACACCGGGGGTTACTAATTTGTAGCGCCTGTGCTTATCATCGAGATCATGGTGAAGAAGGAGAACCAACTATTAGCGATCTTCAGCCTTTAACTGATTCTCCATTTCAATTTTCCTATGCTGATGAGCAAGAAAATTTAGTTCCCCGTTTCCATCAGTGGCTAGAAAATGTGATTTTCACTGGGTTAGAGTATTGGAACAAAAGCATTTAA
- a CDS encoding XisI protein → MEVETIFDTQRNHYQIVHFGWHHQRWIHQGVIHLDIRHEKIWIFCNSTEHDVAEDLVNLGVPKQDIVLGFYPPFMREMSDYAVG, encoded by the coding sequence ATTGAGGTTGAGACTATTTTTGATACCCAACGAAATCATTATCAAATTGTCCATTTTGGTTGGCACCATCAGCGATGGATTCATCAGGGTGTCATCCATTTAGATATCCGCCATGAGAAAATTTGGATTTTTTGCAATTCAACGGAGCATGATGTGGCGGAAGATTTAGTCAACTTGGGTGTCCCCAAGCAAGATATTGTGCTAGGATTTTACCCGCCTTTTATGCGAGAAATGAGCGATTATGCAGTAGGCTAA
- a CDS encoding AAA family ATPase → MITEIELKDFKSYKSATLHLGRLTVLIGANASGKSNVIEALRLLSRLATGERLGLLRNPQKKGDNFFRGNVEHLGYRGKQTFQLAGLTNHPDWERFEIQLGLSSDNHLQVMQERITSSTSKVPLYEITSEPQGAGSDIFVTYNNFARGGKKPSLVCSSHLAVFTQLLSSIRFRPENLKSREIIPNVCEKYVRWLSGIVFLEPEPSLMRNYGHKTDLILREKGQNLSGVLYNLCQSTTSKQAVLDFVCSLPEQKIEEISFLETPRDEVMLQLTETFGGVATPYDAARLSDGTLRVLSIAAVLLSAPEESLVVIEEIDNGVHPSRASALLSRMAEIARKRNLRILISSHNPALLDALPDEAIPETEFCYRSPDDGSSQLIRLQDIPDYPELIAQGSVGHLMTRGLLERFVKQHPGNENKKQQALDWLTSLNSMVEAH, encoded by the coding sequence ATGATTACAGAAATAGAGTTAAAAGATTTCAAAAGTTATAAATCGGCGACATTGCACTTAGGGCGGCTTACGGTATTAATTGGAGCCAATGCTTCCGGTAAAAGTAATGTTATTGAAGCCTTGCGGCTTTTATCTCGGCTTGCCACTGGGGAAAGACTTGGATTGCTCAGAAATCCGCAAAAAAAAGGAGATAATTTCTTTCGAGGTAATGTCGAACATTTGGGATATCGAGGAAAGCAGACATTTCAACTAGCTGGCTTGACAAACCATCCCGATTGGGAACGTTTTGAGATTCAACTCGGACTCAGTTCAGACAACCATTTGCAGGTTATGCAAGAACGGATTACCAGTTCAACTTCTAAAGTTCCGTTGTATGAAATCACCAGTGAACCGCAAGGGGCAGGAAGTGATATTTTTGTGACTTATAATAATTTTGCAAGAGGCGGCAAAAAACCGAGCCTGGTTTGTAGTAGTCATCTGGCGGTTTTTACCCAACTTTTAAGTTCCATTCGATTTCGACCCGAAAATCTCAAAAGTCGAGAAATTATCCCGAATGTTTGCGAAAAATATGTCCGTTGGTTAAGTGGAATTGTGTTTTTAGAACCAGAGCCTAGCTTGATGAGAAACTATGGTCACAAAACGGATTTAATTTTGCGGGAGAAAGGGCAAAATTTATCGGGAGTTCTTTATAATTTATGTCAATCTACAACCTCTAAGCAGGCGGTTTTAGACTTTGTTTGTAGTCTTCCAGAACAGAAGATTGAGGAGATTAGTTTTTTAGAAACCCCTCGGGATGAGGTGATGTTACAACTCACTGAAACCTTTGGAGGGGTGGCAACTCCTTATGATGCCGCCAGATTGTCTGATGGAACCCTGCGAGTTTTATCCATTGCAGCAGTATTACTTTCTGCACCGGAAGAAAGTTTAGTAGTCATTGAAGAAATCGATAATGGTGTACACCCGAGTCGTGCGAGTGCCTTACTGTCTCGGATGGCTGAAATTGCTCGAAAACGTAACCTCCGTATTCTCATTAGTAGCCATAATCCGGCTTTATTAGATGCTCTTCCTGATGAGGCAATTCCTGAGACTGAATTTTGTTATCGCAGTCCTGATGATGGGTCAAGTCAGTTAATTCGGTTGCAAGATATTCCCGATTACCCGGAACTGATTGCTCAGGGTTCCGTGGGTCATTTAATGACTCGGGGACTGTTAGAACGTTTTGTCAAGCAGCATCCAGGAAATGAGAACAAAAAACAGCAGGCTCTAGACTGGTTGACTTCGCTTAATTCCATGGTGGAGGCTCACTAA
- a CDS encoding GIY-YIG nuclease family protein: MAKSPPKSTTDEDLELLAQLGIDIAPEATREYSPREERIIAGFEEIDRFVAEKGRLPQLMGDRDIFERLYAVRLERLRESAECRALLEPLDSRGLLNLENDASFTLAENLEEDQIDAALLASLGVDAAPENDITQLTHVRSRQEIKAAEEIAQRFPCQNFDEFKPIFEEVQRQLKTGDRQAVKYQDYATINQGDLFILDGQKVLVAETGEMFITDYGLRNYRLRVIYDNGTESNPLFRSLQRALNKDKTSRRITKLDRRDWGPLFSGQPEPEVKSDDDDLITGYIYVLRSLSDEPFIAKNRSIIHKIGVTGGDVKKRIAKAKHDPTYLLADVEIVATFQLANIHPKKLEFILHKFFARARLDLELMDRFQFPVQPREWFLVPLDAIEEAIAKIQDGTIEQFQYELETASIIRVS, from the coding sequence ATGGCTAAATCCCCGCCCAAATCTACCACTGATGAAGATTTAGAACTGTTGGCACAGTTGGGGATAGATATCGCCCCGGAAGCGACTCGCGAATATTCCCCTAGAGAAGAACGGATTATCGCTGGGTTTGAGGAAATCGATCGCTTTGTTGCCGAAAAAGGTAGACTTCCTCAACTTATGGGCGATCGGGATATTTTCGAGCGCCTCTATGCAGTGCGCCTGGAACGTTTGCGGGAATCGGCGGAATGTCGCGCCCTCCTTGAACCTCTGGACTCCCGAGGACTTTTAAACCTGGAAAATGATGCCAGTTTTACCTTAGCAGAAAACCTGGAAGAGGACCAAATTGATGCGGCGCTTTTGGCTTCTTTGGGGGTTGATGCTGCTCCCGAAAATGATATCACCCAGTTAACTCATGTGCGATCGCGTCAAGAAATTAAGGCGGCGGAAGAAATTGCCCAGCGGTTTCCCTGCCAGAATTTTGATGAATTTAAACCCATCTTTGAGGAAGTTCAGCGTCAGTTAAAAACAGGCGATCGCCAAGCCGTCAAATATCAGGATTATGCCACCATTAATCAAGGGGATTTGTTTATTCTTGATGGTCAAAAAGTTCTGGTAGCAGAGACGGGGGAGATGTTTATCACTGACTATGGTCTGAGAAATTATAGGCTCCGGGTAATTTATGATAATGGCACGGAGAGCAATCCTCTGTTTAGATCACTTCAGCGAGCCTTAAATAAGGATAAAACCAGCCGCCGCATCACTAAGCTGGATCGGCGGGATTGGGGGCCTTTATTTTCCGGTCAGCCGGAACCAGAAGTTAAATCAGATGATGATGATTTAATCACGGGTTATATTTATGTATTGCGGAGCCTATCTGACGAGCCTTTTATAGCCAAAAATCGGTCGATTATTCATAAAATTGGCGTGACGGGTGGGGATGTTAAAAAGCGGATTGCTAAGGCAAAGCATGACCCTACCTATCTGTTAGCAGATGTGGAAATTGTAGCCACTTTTCAACTGGCAAATATCCACCCGAAAAAGCTAGAGTTTATCCTACATAAGTTTTTCGCCAGGGCGCGATTAGACCTGGAATTGATGGATCGTTTTCAGTTCCCAGTCCAGCCTAGAGAGTGGTTTCTAGTGCCATTAGATGCCATTGAAGAGGCGATCGCCAAAATCCAAGACGGCACCATTGAGCAATTCCAATATGAGTTGGAAACAGCCAGTATTATTAGAGTATCATAA
- a CDS encoding pseudomurein-binding repeat-containing protein yields the protein MAAKRVNLSVEEARELAKRALQFKQERGRLPSLTAADPWEKCMAEGVAFLQRKVKEEKKA from the coding sequence ATCGCCGCCAAGCGAGTCAATCTCTCGGTAGAAGAAGCGCGAGAGTTAGCAAAGCGGGCGCTACAGTTCAAACAGGAAAGGGGTCGGTTGCCTTCCCTCACCGCCGCCGATCCTTGGGAAAAGTGCATGGCGGAAGGGGTTGCCTTTCTGCAACGGAAAGTTAAGGAAGAAAAAAAAGCCTAA